From the uncultured Trichococcus sp. genome, one window contains:
- the msrB gene encoding peptide-methionine (R)-S-oxide reductase MsrB codes for MGNKEEQLKRLTPLQYEVTQNEATERPFSGEYDDFYEKGIYVDVVSGEPLFSSADKYDAGCGWPSFAKPISTLKELEDRKLMRKRTEVRSAQADSHLGHVFEDGPAELGGLRYCINSAALRFVPYDRLDAEGYSEYKQLFE; via the coding sequence ATGGGAAATAAAGAGGAACAATTGAAGCGCTTGACGCCTTTACAATATGAAGTGACACAGAACGAAGCTACGGAAAGGCCTTTTTCCGGCGAATACGATGATTTTTACGAGAAGGGCATCTATGTGGATGTCGTGAGCGGAGAGCCGTTGTTCAGTTCTGCCGACAAGTACGATGCAGGCTGCGGGTGGCCTTCTTTTGCAAAACCGATTTCCACTCTGAAGGAGCTGGAAGACCGCAAGTTGATGCGCAAACGCACGGAAGTCCGGAGCGCTCAAGCAGATTCCCACCTGGGGCATGTTTTTGAGGACGGCCCAGCAGAGTTGGGCGGACTACGCTACTGCATCAATTCGGCAGCCCTGCGCTTTGTTCCGTACGATCGATTGGATGCGGAAGGCTACTCGGAATACAAACAATTATTCGAATAG
- the ruvA gene encoding Holliday junction branch migration protein RuvA translates to MYEYIKGKLVYVGPLYVVLENCGIGYQLQVANPFRFSGSLNQEMTFYIYQAVREDAITLFGFKDYTEKQLYLKLISVSGIGPKSGLSILASDDHLGLIQAIETDNVGYLVKFPGVGKKTASQIILDLKGKLGELLPDTYWMEEHPVHETAGGQSAVLTEALEALAGLGYSDREVKKILPLLEKENYSSAEEVLRTAFKLLLKG, encoded by the coding sequence ATGTACGAATACATAAAAGGTAAATTAGTCTATGTGGGGCCGCTTTATGTGGTGCTGGAGAACTGTGGCATCGGCTACCAACTGCAGGTTGCGAATCCTTTCCGGTTTTCCGGAAGCCTGAACCAGGAGATGACGTTTTATATCTATCAGGCAGTCCGCGAGGATGCGATCACACTGTTCGGTTTCAAGGACTACACGGAAAAGCAGTTGTACTTGAAGCTGATCAGCGTCTCCGGAATCGGACCGAAGAGTGGCTTGTCGATATTGGCGAGCGATGATCATCTGGGTCTGATCCAAGCGATCGAAACGGATAACGTGGGCTATTTGGTGAAATTCCCTGGTGTGGGCAAAAAGACGGCCTCGCAGATCATCCTGGACTTGAAAGGCAAACTCGGCGAATTGCTGCCCGATACGTATTGGATGGAAGAACATCCGGTCCACGAAACAGCTGGCGGACAGTCCGCTGTATTGACGGAAGCTTTGGAAGCTTTGGCCGGTTTGGGATATTCGGACCGTGAAGTGAAGAAAATACTGCCGCTATTGGAAAAAGAAAACTATTCCAGCGCCGAAGAAGTGCTTCGTACGGCATTCAAGCTACTTTTAAAAGGGTGA
- the ruvB gene encoding Holliday junction branch migration DNA helicase RuvB has protein sequence MTAENRIVSGNTEDLTEDLIEKTLRPQMMAQYIGQDKVKNELKVYIQAAKARSEALDHVLLYGPPGLGKTTLATVIANELDVRIHSTSGPAIERPGDLMVLLNELEAGDVLFIDEIHRLPRIVEEVLYSAMEDYYVDIIIGQGPTAHPVHFTLPPFTLVGATTKAGSLSAPLRDRFGIVSRMEYYSLEDLRQIVHRSADVLSTKIDESGAVEIALRSRGTPRVANRLLRRVRDFAQVYRDGLITKEIADKALSILSVDNKGLDDLDRQILTTMIRFYNGGPVGLSTIAANIGEEMETIEDMYEPYLLQLGFLQRTPRGRVATPMAYDHLGITYDTEN, from the coding sequence ATGACAGCTGAAAACAGAATCGTTTCCGGAAATACGGAAGACCTAACAGAAGATTTGATTGAAAAAACATTGCGGCCGCAAATGATGGCGCAATATATCGGCCAAGACAAAGTGAAGAATGAACTGAAAGTTTATATCCAAGCCGCAAAAGCGCGCAGCGAAGCTCTCGATCACGTATTGCTGTACGGGCCTCCCGGGTTGGGGAAAACGACATTGGCGACGGTCATCGCCAATGAATTGGATGTCCGGATCCACAGCACGAGCGGACCGGCAATCGAGCGGCCGGGCGATCTGATGGTATTGCTCAATGAGCTGGAAGCGGGGGACGTCCTGTTCATTGATGAGATCCACCGATTGCCGCGGATCGTGGAAGAAGTGCTTTACTCTGCCATGGAGGATTATTATGTGGATATCATCATCGGGCAAGGGCCGACAGCCCACCCGGTACACTTTACGCTGCCACCGTTCACTTTGGTCGGTGCCACGACAAAAGCCGGCAGTCTGTCGGCTCCCCTGCGCGACCGGTTCGGGATCGTTTCGCGGATGGAATATTACAGCCTTGAGGATCTCCGGCAGATCGTCCATCGCTCTGCGGATGTTTTGTCCACGAAAATCGATGAGTCAGGCGCTGTCGAAATCGCTCTAAGATCCAGAGGCACCCCGCGTGTAGCCAACAGGTTGCTCCGGCGTGTGCGCGATTTCGCCCAAGTTTATCGCGACGGCCTGATCACGAAGGAAATTGCCGACAAAGCTTTATCCATTTTGAGCGTGGACAATAAAGGGCTCGATGACCTGGATCGGCAAATATTGACAACGATGATCCGTTTTTATAATGGCGGCCCCGTAGGTCTTTCGACGATCGCCGCCAACATCGGGGAAGAAATGGAAACGATAGAGGATATGTACGAACCCTATCTGCTCCAATTGGGCTTCCTGCAGCGCACTCCGCGCGGCAGGGTGGCGACCCCGATGGCATATGACCATTTGGGAATTACGTACGATACAGAAAATTAA
- the queA gene encoding tRNA preQ1(34) S-adenosylmethionine ribosyltransferase-isomerase QueA yields MRTSDFDFDLPEELIAQTPLLDRSSSRLLALDSKTGEITDKHFTDMVEELQEGDALVLNNTRVLPARLHGVKPDTGGHIEVLLLNNIQGDEWETLVKPGKRVKVGTIISFGDGRLTAEVTQSLEHGGRILNFKYDGVFLEILESLGEMPLPPYIKETLADQERYQTVYAKEVGSAAAPTAGLHFTADLLEQLADKGVKIVYLTLHVGLGTFRPVSVDDIASHEMHSEFYQLTDEAAQTLNTVRSNGGKIVAVGTTSVRTLETIGTKFEGEIKADSGWTKIFISPGYSFKVVQGIITNFHLPKSTLVMLVSAFAGRESVLSAYEHAVKEKYRFFSFGDAMFIK; encoded by the coding sequence ATGAGGACAAGTGATTTTGATTTTGATTTGCCGGAAGAGCTGATTGCGCAGACACCACTGCTGGATCGCTCATCATCCCGGCTTCTTGCCCTGGACTCCAAGACTGGAGAAATCACGGACAAGCATTTTACCGACATGGTGGAGGAGCTTCAGGAGGGCGATGCGTTGGTGTTGAACAATACGCGCGTGCTGCCTGCGCGGCTGCACGGCGTCAAGCCGGATACCGGCGGCCATATCGAAGTGCTGCTTTTGAACAATATCCAAGGGGATGAGTGGGAGACGCTCGTCAAACCAGGAAAACGGGTCAAAGTCGGAACAATCATCTCTTTCGGGGATGGACGATTGACTGCTGAAGTGACGCAATCATTGGAGCACGGCGGCCGTATTTTGAATTTCAAATATGATGGCGTGTTTTTGGAGATATTGGAATCGCTGGGCGAAATGCCGTTGCCGCCATACATCAAGGAGACGTTGGCTGATCAGGAGCGTTATCAGACCGTTTACGCCAAAGAAGTCGGATCGGCAGCGGCGCCTACAGCCGGGCTGCATTTTACGGCCGATCTGCTTGAGCAGTTAGCCGATAAAGGTGTCAAGATCGTCTATCTGACCTTGCATGTGGGCCTGGGGACTTTCCGTCCGGTATCGGTCGATGATATCGCCAGTCATGAAATGCATTCGGAATTCTACCAGTTGACGGACGAGGCGGCACAAACGCTGAATACGGTCCGGTCCAACGGAGGCAAAATAGTGGCGGTGGGAACGACTTCGGTGCGGACGCTGGAAACGATCGGCACGAAATTTGAAGGGGAGATCAAGGCGGACAGTGGATGGACCAAAATTTTCATTTCACCCGGCTATTCCTTCAAGGTTGTGCAAGGCATCATCACCAATTTTCATTTGCCGAAATCGACATTGGTCATGCTGGTCAGCGCTTTTGCCGGCAGAGAAAGCGTCCTGTCCGCCTACGAGCACGCAGTCAAGGAAAAGTACCGCTTCTTCAGCTTCGGGGACGCCATGTTCATAAAATAG
- a CDS encoding YjzD family protein codes for MKYIAIIFWGFILGQVSVYLGSALSGGSYDFMIATMTGIFTALIVVLVSALMPKTASHK; via the coding sequence ATGAAATATATTGCAATCATTTTTTGGGGATTTATCTTAGGGCAAGTATCTGTTTATCTGGGCAGCGCCTTATCCGGCGGCAGCTATGACTTTATGATCGCAACCATGACGGGTATCTTTACCGCGCTGATCGTAGTTCTTGTTTCTGCGTTGATGCCGAAGACGGCCTCCCATAAATAA
- the dnaE gene encoding DNA polymerase III subunit alpha, translating to MSFVHLQVISAYSLLQTTTRIEDLVRSAKTKGYQAIALTDQNVLYGQVDFFKLCKKYAIQPILGIQLDLPGIISKERSFPVVLLAKDFEGYKKLMALSTVRNQDASDKELLSLLENDTSRLIAITPGEKGEIESFLMGNDPENATAASLAWKKIFTGANFYLGVQLHEKMKPIIPQLKRLSQETNIPTTAMHDVRYLEPSDNFSCRVLKAIEANEKVDLQSEALDGMYYLPSCEEIERKFREADLVGSAETTQKIADGINIELPLHQSLLPRYPLPAGTTPQAYLRRLCEEGLRQRVGAPDAEYEKRLAYELEVIHEMGFDDYFLIVWDVMAYARKAKIMPGAGRGSAAGSLVSYVLRITHVDPIKYNLLFERFLNKERYNMPDIDLDFPDNRRDDVLHYVRDKYGSDHVAQIATFGTLAAKMSLRDTARVFGLTVAEAQAWSNAIPNQLGISLAEARQKSKELQNLISATDVNRLLYETAEKIEGVPRHVSTHAAGVVISDKPLRDIVPLQKKNSELYLTQYTMGNIEEIGLLKMDFLGLKNLTILNDAVQLASDAHKKSINIWEIPMDDDRTLDIFRRADTNGVFQFESPGIKNVLRKLGPESIEDVAAVNALYRPGPMEQIDLFVSRKKGLAAIDYLHPDLKSILEVTYGVMVYQEQVMQVASRMAGFSLGEADILRRAIGKKQKSAIDEERRHFIEGSLQQGYSEQTAEQVYDYIERFANYGFNRSHSVAYSFIAYQLAYMKAHFPEAFFAALLNSVNQHSDKMREYFIELKRRNINVSYPDINTSNWKFALQQQTIQFGLGGIKGLRRDFIQEIIKERQAHGHYQDFVQFLRRIHPKWLKEENITPLIYSGAFDSFGHSRATLLQSLPGMLNSIDYSGNNIDLFSILEPKYVETEELPLLELLDMEEAALGHSLKGHPIDQFGKLYKNGAIVYATELAYDKKMRTMGLIKDIRRIQTKKGDPMAFANLTDSTGEISITIFPEYYIRFMKLLKANQLLVVEGKLERSKQADKTNFLVTHIWDAEAYQEMMGQKKENVFIRLTAENNTPELFNKMYRILNKQPGDHPVILYNEAKKQTVRLTAENWVTISAELLESLQTVFGSGNVAVK from the coding sequence ATGTCTTTTGTGCATTTGCAGGTCATCAGTGCCTATTCTCTTTTGCAGACGACTACTCGAATAGAGGATTTGGTGCGCAGCGCCAAGACAAAAGGCTATCAGGCCATCGCACTGACGGACCAAAATGTTCTTTATGGTCAAGTCGACTTCTTCAAGCTTTGCAAAAAGTACGCTATCCAACCCATTTTGGGCATCCAATTGGATTTGCCCGGAATCATCAGCAAAGAGCGCTCCTTTCCGGTGGTTTTGTTGGCAAAGGATTTCGAGGGCTACAAAAAGTTGATGGCTTTGTCGACGGTCAGGAATCAGGATGCTTCGGATAAGGAATTGCTTTCCCTTTTGGAGAATGATACAAGCCGCCTCATCGCGATTACGCCCGGAGAAAAAGGCGAGATCGAGAGTTTTTTGATGGGAAATGACCCCGAGAACGCCACGGCAGCCAGTTTGGCCTGGAAAAAAATCTTTACCGGAGCCAATTTTTATTTAGGCGTTCAGCTCCACGAGAAAATGAAGCCGATCATCCCACAACTGAAGCGTTTATCGCAGGAGACAAACATACCGACTACGGCTATGCATGACGTCAGATATCTCGAGCCGAGCGACAATTTTAGTTGCCGTGTCCTGAAGGCAATCGAAGCGAACGAAAAAGTGGATCTGCAATCGGAAGCGTTGGATGGCATGTACTATTTGCCGTCCTGCGAAGAAATCGAAAGAAAATTTCGGGAAGCTGATTTGGTGGGTTCCGCTGAAACGACCCAGAAAATTGCGGATGGAATAAACATCGAATTGCCGTTGCATCAGTCGCTGTTGCCGCGTTACCCGTTGCCTGCCGGGACGACACCCCAGGCATACCTCAGACGGCTCTGTGAAGAAGGGCTGCGTCAGCGGGTCGGGGCTCCTGATGCGGAATATGAAAAACGTTTGGCTTACGAATTGGAAGTCATCCATGAAATGGGCTTCGATGATTACTTCCTGATCGTTTGGGATGTGATGGCGTATGCCCGAAAAGCGAAGATCATGCCCGGAGCCGGCCGGGGATCTGCCGCAGGTTCGCTCGTGTCATACGTCCTGCGCATCACCCATGTCGATCCCATCAAATACAATTTGTTGTTTGAGCGGTTTTTGAACAAAGAGCGTTACAACATGCCGGATATCGATTTGGATTTTCCGGACAATCGCAGGGATGATGTTCTGCATTATGTCCGGGATAAATACGGTTCGGACCACGTCGCCCAAATAGCCACATTCGGGACACTGGCGGCAAAAATGTCTTTGCGTGATACGGCACGAGTATTCGGACTCACAGTCGCGGAGGCTCAGGCCTGGTCGAATGCAATCCCGAATCAATTGGGCATCAGTCTGGCGGAGGCAAGGCAGAAGTCAAAAGAATTGCAGAACCTGATCAGCGCGACTGATGTGAACCGCCTTTTGTACGAGACCGCTGAAAAGATCGAAGGCGTTCCGCGGCATGTTTCCACTCATGCGGCAGGTGTCGTTATCAGCGACAAGCCATTGAGGGATATTGTGCCTTTGCAGAAGAAAAACAGCGAGCTGTACCTGACGCAATACACGATGGGCAACATCGAAGAAATCGGGTTGCTGAAAATGGACTTCCTGGGTCTGAAGAATCTGACGATACTGAACGATGCCGTGCAACTGGCCAGCGATGCGCACAAAAAGAGCATCAACATTTGGGAAATACCGATGGATGATGATCGGACGCTTGACATATTCCGAAGGGCGGATACGAATGGGGTGTTCCAATTTGAATCCCCTGGCATAAAAAATGTATTGCGCAAGCTTGGGCCGGAATCGATCGAAGATGTCGCCGCCGTCAATGCGCTCTATCGGCCGGGTCCGATGGAACAGATCGACCTCTTTGTTTCGCGGAAAAAAGGATTGGCAGCAATCGATTATCTCCATCCGGATCTGAAGTCCATCCTTGAGGTAACCTACGGGGTGATGGTTTATCAGGAACAGGTCATGCAAGTGGCTTCCAGGATGGCCGGCTTCAGCCTGGGGGAAGCGGATATCCTCAGAAGAGCGATAGGCAAAAAACAAAAATCGGCTATCGATGAAGAAAGAAGACACTTTATTGAAGGGTCGCTGCAGCAAGGCTACTCCGAGCAGACAGCCGAGCAAGTGTATGATTACATCGAGCGGTTCGCCAATTACGGTTTCAACCGATCGCATTCGGTTGCCTATTCCTTCATAGCCTACCAGCTTGCCTACATGAAGGCGCATTTCCCGGAAGCTTTTTTTGCTGCTTTGCTGAATTCCGTCAACCAACACTCGGATAAGATGAGGGAGTACTTCATCGAACTGAAAAGGCGCAACATCAACGTTTCCTATCCGGACATCAATACAAGCAACTGGAAATTTGCACTGCAGCAGCAGACGATCCAATTCGGCTTGGGCGGAATCAAAGGCCTCAGACGCGATTTTATCCAAGAGATCATTAAAGAGCGCCAAGCCCATGGGCACTATCAGGATTTCGTCCAATTTTTGAGGAGGATCCATCCGAAGTGGCTGAAGGAGGAAAATATCACACCGCTCATCTACAGTGGGGCATTCGATAGCTTCGGGCATTCGCGCGCGACACTGCTGCAGTCGCTGCCGGGTATGCTGAACAGCATCGATTACAGCGGAAACAACATCGACCTGTTTTCGATACTGGAACCGAAATATGTCGAAACCGAAGAACTGCCCCTGCTGGAATTGTTGGATATGGAGGAAGCTGCGCTGGGCCATTCTTTGAAGGGCCACCCGATCGACCAATTCGGCAAATTGTACAAAAACGGTGCAATTGTGTACGCCACCGAGCTGGCATACGACAAAAAAATGCGCACGATGGGATTGATCAAAGACATCAGAAGAATTCAGACGAAGAAGGGCGACCCGATGGCCTTCGCAAACTTGACCGACAGTACAGGCGAAATCAGCATCACGATTTTTCCCGAGTACTATATCCGGTTCATGAAACTGCTGAAGGCAAACCAGTTACTTGTCGTTGAAGGCAAGCTGGAGCGGTCGAAACAAGCCGACAAAACGAATTTTTTGGTCACGCACATCTGGGATGCAGAAGCCTATCAGGAAATGATGGGTCAAAAAAAAGAGAATGTCTTCATCCGCTTGACGGCGGAAAACAACACGCCTGAATTGTTCAATAAAATGTATCGGATACTGAACAAGCAACCGGGGGACCATCCCGTCATCCTTTACAACGAAGCCAAAAAACAAACGGTGCGGTTGACAGCTGAAAACTGGGTCACCATTTCGGCCGAACTGCTTGAATCACTCCAGACTGTTTTTGGAAGCGGAAATGTTGCTGTCAAATGA
- the pfkA gene encoding 6-phosphofructokinase has translation MKRIAVLTSGGDAPGMNAAIRAVVRKGIYDGLEVYGINYGYAGMVAGDFRRLTIDDVGDTISRGGTILYSARYPEFAKLEGQLKGIEQLKKFGIDGLIVIGGDGSYRGGAALTKLGFPTIGIPGTIDNDIPGTDYTLGFDTAINTVLESVDKIRDTATSHIRTFVVEVMGRNAGDIALWTGIGSGAESIVIPEKEFTMEEVVAEIQEGRARGKKHTIIMLAEGVMSGVEFAEKLSKFEEFHTRVTVLGHVQRGGSPSAKDRVLGSIFGYNAVKMLEEGRGGICVGVKGDEVVFNDIIDTLENQKHLPLLSLYQINKEISF, from the coding sequence ATGAAACGTATTGCAGTTTTGACCAGTGGTGGAGATGCACCAGGAATGAATGCAGCCATTCGCGCCGTTGTGCGCAAAGGCATTTATGACGGTTTGGAAGTATATGGCATCAATTATGGCTATGCTGGTATGGTAGCCGGAGATTTCCGTCGTCTGACGATCGATGATGTCGGAGACACAATCAGCCGTGGGGGCACAATTTTATATTCTGCCCGCTATCCGGAGTTCGCAAAACTTGAAGGACAGCTTAAAGGGATCGAACAGTTGAAGAAATTCGGCATCGATGGCCTGATCGTAATCGGGGGAGATGGATCTTACCGTGGAGGAGCAGCGCTTACTAAATTAGGTTTCCCGACAATCGGTATCCCAGGAACAATCGACAACGATATTCCCGGAACGGATTATACGCTTGGTTTTGATACTGCAATCAATACAGTATTGGAATCTGTGGACAAAATCAGAGATACGGCAACAAGCCATATCCGTACATTCGTTGTTGAAGTAATGGGCAGAAATGCCGGAGACATCGCATTATGGACTGGTATCGGCAGTGGCGCGGAATCCATCGTCATTCCCGAAAAAGAATTTACAATGGAAGAAGTAGTTGCTGAAATCCAGGAAGGCAGAGCGCGCGGCAAAAAACATACGATCATCATGTTGGCTGAAGGCGTAATGTCAGGGGTTGAATTCGCAGAGAAACTTTCCAAATTCGAAGAATTCCATACACGTGTCACTGTTTTGGGCCACGTGCAACGCGGCGGATCCCCATCAGCGAAGGACCGCGTATTGGGAAGCATCTTCGGTTACAATGCCGTTAAAATGCTGGAAGAAGGCAGAGGCGGTATTTGTGTAGGCGTCAAAGGCGATGAAGTTGTTTTCAACGATATCATTGACACGCTTGAGAACCAAAAACACTTGCCTTTATTGTCTCTATACCAAATCAACAAGGAAATTTCTTTCTAA
- the pyk gene encoding pyruvate kinase: MKKTKIVCTIGPASESVETLVKLMDAGMNVARLNFSHGDFEEHGARIVNIREASKITGKMCAILLDTKGPEIRTNNMKDGIVSLIAGETVRISMTEVEGTKDKFSITYPELINDVVVGNHILLDDGLIDLEVTEIDRENNEIVTLIKNSGILKNKKGVNLPGIKTNFPGITQKDTDDIIFGIENDVDFIAASFVRRASDVLAITEILEKHNATHIQIIPKIENQEGLDNIDEILKVSQGLMVARGDLGVEIPTEEVPIAQKMLIKKCNALGKPVITATQMLDSMQRNPRPTRAEAGDVANAIFDGTDAVMLSGETAAGDYPVEAVTTMATIAIRTEEAIVGQDAFALKAYSNTDMAEAIGQSVGHTARNLNIQTIVAATESGHTARMISKYRPKSHIVAVTFSERQRRGLALSWGVYPFVTEKPDSTDEMMELAAKVAKEEKFAKEGDLIIITAGVPVGERGTTNLMKIQLIGTKLTSGQGIGDKSVIGKAVVALSAEEAIAKATEDCILVLKNSDKDYTPAFEKAAAVIVEAGGLTSHAAVVGIASGIPVIVGAANATTLVEDNELITIDSRRGIIYRGATTTI; encoded by the coding sequence ATGAAAAAGACAAAAATTGTATGTACAATCGGACCTGCCAGTGAATCTGTGGAAACACTCGTTAAATTGATGGACGCCGGCATGAACGTTGCCCGCTTGAATTTCTCGCACGGGGACTTTGAAGAACATGGTGCACGTATCGTCAACATCCGCGAAGCATCAAAAATCACCGGCAAAATGTGCGCTATCCTTTTGGATACAAAAGGACCTGAAATCCGTACAAACAACATGAAGGACGGCATCGTGTCGTTGATCGCCGGCGAAACAGTAAGAATCTCCATGACAGAAGTTGAGGGTACGAAAGATAAATTCTCAATCACTTACCCAGAATTGATCAACGATGTTGTTGTCGGAAACCATATCCTATTGGACGACGGTTTGATTGACCTTGAAGTGACTGAAATCGACAGAGAGAATAATGAAATTGTTACCTTGATCAAAAACTCAGGAATCCTGAAAAACAAAAAAGGTGTCAATCTGCCAGGAATCAAAACTAACTTCCCGGGGATCACACAAAAAGATACTGACGATATCATCTTCGGTATCGAAAATGATGTCGATTTCATCGCAGCGAGCTTCGTGCGTCGCGCAAGTGATGTATTGGCAATCACTGAAATCTTAGAAAAACATAATGCAACCCATATCCAAATCATCCCTAAAATCGAAAACCAAGAAGGTCTTGACAACATCGACGAGATCCTGAAAGTTTCTCAAGGTTTGATGGTTGCCCGTGGTGACTTAGGTGTGGAAATCCCAACTGAGGAAGTTCCTATCGCACAAAAAATGTTGATCAAAAAATGTAACGCTTTAGGCAAACCAGTCATCACAGCAACACAAATGCTTGATTCCATGCAACGCAACCCACGTCCTACACGTGCTGAAGCAGGGGACGTTGCCAACGCAATCTTTGACGGAACTGATGCAGTCATGCTATCCGGAGAAACAGCTGCTGGGGATTACCCGGTCGAAGCTGTTACAACAATGGCTACAATCGCAATCCGTACTGAAGAAGCGATCGTTGGACAAGATGCATTTGCTTTGAAAGCATACAGCAACACGGATATGGCTGAAGCAATCGGTCAATCGGTTGGACACACAGCCCGCAACCTTAACATCCAGACAATCGTTGCCGCTACTGAATCTGGACATACAGCGCGCATGATCTCTAAATACCGTCCGAAATCACATATCGTTGCAGTCACTTTCTCGGAGCGTCAAAGACGCGGATTGGCACTTTCATGGGGTGTGTATCCATTCGTAACCGAAAAACCTGATTCAACTGATGAAATGATGGAATTGGCTGCAAAAGTTGCCAAAGAAGAAAAATTCGCTAAAGAAGGCGACTTGATCATCATCACTGCCGGCGTACCAGTAGGCGAACGCGGAACAACAAACTTGATGAAGATCCAATTGATCGGAACCAAATTGACTTCCGGCCAAGGTATCGGCGACAAATCTGTCATCGGTAAAGCTGTTGTGGCTCTTTCAGCTGAGGAAGCAATCGCTAAAGCTACAGAGGACTGCATCTTGGTGTTGAAGAACTCCGATAAAGACTACACGCCTGCATTTGAAAAAGCTGCAGCAGTAATCGTTGAAGCTGGCGGTTTGACAAGTCATGCTGCTGTTGTCGGCATCGCAAGCGGCATCCCGGTAATCGTAGGAGCAGCAAATGCGACTACATTAGTGGAAGACAATGAATTGATCACAATCGATTCTCGTCGCGGCATCATTTATCGCGGTGCAACAACTACCATCTAA
- a CDS encoding S1-like domain-containing RNA-binding protein, which yields MSKVLGTIITGVIVDENEKSVFVQKDGITYRLDKEESEAALKLGDTVKGFVYEGMNKQLRMTLKEPASLVGKYGWGTVVAVRKDLGVFVDIGLDDKEIVVSLDNLPDIKSLWPKKGDRLLIALEQDSKDRLWGIIADEPVFRSISRTPGEELKNKDVTGTVFRLKLVGTFILTDDHYIGFIHPSEREIEPRLGEVVSGRVIGISPHGMLNLSLKPRAHEAISEDAAMILVLLEQSPTHSLPYWDKSDPEAIREYFGISKAQFKRALGHLLKARLIVQEDGHTKLIKKD from the coding sequence ATGAGCAAAGTACTGGGTACAATCATTACAGGTGTAATCGTGGACGAAAACGAAAAAAGTGTCTTCGTTCAGAAAGACGGCATCACCTACCGATTGGATAAAGAAGAGTCGGAAGCAGCATTGAAATTGGGGGACACTGTCAAAGGATTTGTGTACGAAGGGATGAACAAGCAACTTCGCATGACCTTAAAGGAGCCAGCGAGCCTAGTAGGGAAATATGGTTGGGGAACGGTTGTGGCAGTCCGGAAAGACTTGGGCGTGTTTGTGGACATCGGTCTTGACGACAAAGAAATTGTGGTCTCCTTGGATAACCTGCCCGACATCAAATCACTGTGGCCGAAAAAGGGAGATCGGCTTTTGATTGCCCTGGAGCAGGACAGCAAAGATCGCCTGTGGGGCATCATCGCCGACGAACCGGTATTCCGTTCCATTTCCCGTACACCGGGTGAGGAATTGAAAAACAAGGATGTGACCGGGACTGTCTTCCGTCTGAAATTAGTAGGGACGTTCATCTTGACGGACGATCATTACATCGGATTCATTCACCCATCCGAGCGGGAAATCGAACCGCGCTTGGGCGAAGTCGTCAGCGGTCGGGTCATCGGAATCAGTCCCCATGGCATGCTGAATCTGTCCTTGAAGCCGCGAGCGCACGAAGCAATCAGTGAAGACGCAGCCATGATTTTGGTATTGCTGGAGCAGAGCCCTACGCACAGTTTACCTTACTGGGACAAGAGCGATCCGGAAGCGATCAGAGAATACTTCGGCATCAGCAAAGCACAATTCAAACGGGCTTTGGGCCATCTGTTGAAGGCCAGACTGATCGTCCAGGAAGATGGACACACAAAATTAATCAAAAAGGATTAG
- a CDS encoding Fur family transcriptional regulator, producing MTELSLNTIKKQLQEAGFKLTPQREATVSVLLEKEKEHLSAEEIFLLLRLKHPDIGLATVYRTLEILTELNITYKVVFEDGLSRYDLRRTSNEHFHHHLLCIECGNIEEIHEDLLGEVEKDVEARYQFVVKDHRLTFHGICRECQQKLRNK from the coding sequence GTGACGGAATTGTCATTAAACACCATCAAAAAACAATTGCAGGAGGCAGGATTCAAGCTCACTCCACAACGGGAAGCGACTGTCAGCGTGCTGCTGGAAAAGGAAAAGGAGCATCTGAGTGCGGAGGAGATTTTCCTGTTATTGCGGCTTAAGCATCCTGATATCGGACTTGCGACGGTCTATCGTACTTTGGAAATCTTGACCGAACTGAACATCACCTATAAAGTTGTGTTTGAAGACGGCTTATCCCGCTACGATTTAAGAAGGACCAGCAATGAACACTTCCATCATCATCTTTTGTGCATCGAGTGCGGCAATATCGAGGAAATACACGAGGACTTGTTGGGTGAGGTCGAGAAAGATGTCGAAGCCCGCTATCAATTTGTAGTGAAAGACCATCGATTGACTTTTCATGGCATCTGCCGGGAATGCCAACAAAAATTGAGGAACAAATAG